ATTTTCCCAGCAGCTGTGCCGCCACAATGTTGCGTTGGATCTCATTGGTGCCCTCGTAAATTTTGGTGATACGGGCGTCACGATAGAACCGTTCAACCTCATATTCCTTCATATACCCGACTCCCCCAAAGATCTGCAGCGCCCTGTCGGCCACCTTATTGAATGTTTCGGTTGAGAACAGCTTCGTCATGGCCGCTTCCTTGATTGCTTTTTCGCCGTTTTCCAACCTTTGGGCCACCTGATAATTGAACGCCCGGCCTACCTCGGTCTCGGTTGCCATATCGGCCAGCATCCACTGCAGCCCCTGGTTCTCGGCAATCGGTTTGCCGAATTGCACCCTTTGCTTCATATAATCCGTGCAAAGTTCAATCAGTTTCTGACAGGAACCGTATGCCCGGGCAGCGAGTGTGCAGCGGCCTTCCGTCAAAATCTTGAGAGCCGAGGCATACCCCATGCCGACTTCTCCGAGAACGTTTTCTTCCGGCACTTCACAATCCTCGAAGAACAATTGAGCGGTATGGGAACCGCGAAGTCCCATTTTCTTGTCCACCGCCCCCACTTTGAAACCGGGGAAATTCTTCTCGACCGCCAATGCGGTAAACCCGCCCTTGACTCCTTTGGATGGGTCGGTGACTGCGATCACGGTAAACAGATCCGCGTAGGGACCGTTTGTGATAAAATGTTTCATTCCGTTGATCACCCAACGGTCTCCCTTTTTCTCCGCACGGGTTTTGATGTTTGTTGCGTCTGACCCGGCTTCCGGCTCCGACAGGGCAAAAGCGGCCAACAACTTGCCCGCGGCCAAATCCGGCAGGTACTTCTGCTTCAGATGTTCGCTGCCAAGACGGACGATGCCGGTGCTGCCGATTCCCGTGTGGGCGCTGATAATGGACACAAATCCGTTGTGGGTCCGGCCCATTTTTTCCAGTACCAGGCATTTGCCAACCACCCCGAGACCCAGTCCTCCGTATTCCTCGGGAATTCCCATGCCGTAAAGCCCCAGCTGCTTCGCTTTGTCCAGCAGATGTTCCGGAACATGATCCTCTTCTTCAATCTGGTTGGCGAGCGGTTCCACTTCATTGTCGACAAATTCTTGCACCGTTTGGGCAATTTGCCGCAGTTCTTCGGAAAACTGCATATCTCATTCTCCTTCCTTATTGGGCGTTGGACGAATCTTTCATATTCATTCGCTCTTCTTCCACCAAAGTGCGCTTCAGAATTTTTCCGACTGTGGTTTTGGGAAGCGAACTTCTCAGTTCAACGCTGCGGGGTGCTTTGTAGGGAGACAATTGGCTCCGGCAAAAATCAATCAGTTCCTCTTCCGTAACGGATTGCCCCTGTTTTGGAACCACATAGGCTTTGACCGCTTCCCCTCTATACGAATCCGGAATCCCCACCACCGCTGCCTCTTGCACAGCCGGGTGCTGGTACAACACTTCTTCCACTTCCTTCGGATAAACATTCAACCCGCCGGTAATAATCAACTCTTTCTTGCGGCCGACGATGTAGTAGTATCCGTCCTCATCCATCATGGCAATGTCACCGGTATATAACCATCCTTCCCGCAATGCGGCTCGTGTTTCCTCAGGATTGTTCCAATACCCTTTCATCACTTGCGGTCCTTTGACAACCAGTTCCCCTGCTTCCCCGGTTGACAAAGTCCGGCCTCCGGTTTCCAGGTCAACAATCCGTGCCTCGGTATGAACCAGGGGGATCCCGATGCTGCCTGCTTTTCGTATCCCCTGAACCGGATTGCGATGAGTGACCGGCGACGCTTCGGACAACCCGTACCCTTCCACGATCCGGGCTCCTGTTTTTGCCTCAAACTGATGAATCACTTCGACCGGCATCGGAGCCGAGCCGCAATTGCATACCTTAAGACATGTCAAGTCCGTTTCCCCACTCTTCGGATGGTTCAGCAGCGCAATGTACATCGTGGGAACGCCGGGAAACAAAGTCGGCCGGTATTTGGCAATGATTTCGATCACTTCATCCCTGTCAAATCCGGACAGCAGGATGACCGTCCCGCCAATCAACACCGATACGTTCATGCAACTGGTCATGCCGTATACGTGATACAACGGGGAAATCCCCAAAGTCACTTCCCCGGGAATTTGTAATACCTGAGAGCTGGCCCAATAGCTCTGATAGGCATTGGCGACCAGGTTGTAGTGGGTCAGCATGACTCCTTTTGACCGACCAGTCGTTCCACCCGTGTACTGAAGAACCGCCACATCTTCCTTAGCATCTATTTCCGGTTGCGGGGGACATGGCGGACAGGAAGCGATCAGTTTCTCGGCGTGCAAAAGCGTATGATCCGGAGAATCCGGGCAGGGGCCGAACAGAATGATTCTCTCAATTGCCGTTTGCGACCGGACAGCAAGCAGCTTGCCGGTCTGTTCATCTGATGTCAAAACCCATTTGGCGCCCGAGTCCTGAAGAATATGTTTCAACTCGTGTTCCGTATAGTGGGGATTGACCTGAACCACAATTCCCCCCGCCTGCAGCACGGCATAATAGGCAATCATGTATTGCGGGCAGTTGGGGAACATCACCGCGGCACGGTCCCCTTTCTGCAGCCCGAGGTTGGCCAGGGCGGCCGCCAGGGAATCGACATTCTCTTTCAGCTGCCGGTACGTATACGCTTCGTCATTGTATCGGACTGCCGTCTGTTCCGGGTATTTGGCGGCTGTATTGGTTAACAACTGAAAAACCGGGTGAACCGGAATCTCGATCATCCGCTACACCCCCGCCGGCCGATGTTTTTTCCTGTACTCCTTGATCAGTTGCGCCCCGATAATATTGCGCTGGATCTCCGACGTTCCTTCATAGATCCTGGTGATTCTTGCATCGCGATAAAACCGTTCAATCGGGTATTCCGCAATGTACCCGATTCCGCCGTGCACCTGCACCGCTTTGTCCGCTATCCGGTTGTATGCTTCAGAACCGTACAGTTTCACCATGGCGGCTTCTTTGATTACGTTCAGATTCTGGTCCGTCATCCAGGCTACCCGGTAGGTCATCGAACGAAGAACTTCGATCTCCATCGCCATGTCGGCCAACATGTGAAGCACAGCCTGTTGTTCAATAATCGGCTTGCCGAATTGTTCCCGTTCCAGCGCGTATTGAACCGATTTGTCAAGCAGATACTGGCAGGAACCCAGGTTTCGTGCTGCCAGTCCTGCACGCCCGTTGGCAAGAATCTTCAAAGCGTTGACGTATCCCTCGCCTTCGGCTCCCAAGCGGTTTTCCACGGGAACTTCCAGATCCTCGAAGAACAGTTCATTGGAGTGGGAGCCTCGGAGCCCCATCTTTTTCTCCGTTTTTCCGATCACAAACCCGGGAAAATCTTTCTCCACGATAAAGGAGGTAATGCCTTTCGGACCTTTGCTCGGGTCAGTCACCGCCATGACCGTGAATACATGGGCGTCTTGTGCATTGGTAATGTAGTGCTTCGATCCGTTCAATATATACCGGTCTCCCTTGCGGACCGCTGTGGTTTTGAGGTTGGCTGCATTCGAGCCTGCGCTTGGTTCCGTCAGGGCAAAGGCTCCCATCCATTTGCCGGTTGCCATGTTGGGAAGGTAGCGCTGCTTCTGTTCTTCGTTGCCCAATTCCACAATGCCGACAGTGCCGATTCCGTTATGGGTTCCGATAAAGGTTGTGAAACCGTTGTGGGTTTTCCCCAATTCTTCAAAAATGGCGCACTTTCCCACCATGTTCAGACCTAGCCCGCCGTACTCCTCCGGGATGCTCAGACCAAACAACCCCATATCTTTTGCCTTCTGCACAATCCCTGGCGGTATTTCATTC
The sequence above is a segment of the Effusibacillus lacus genome. Coding sequences within it:
- a CDS encoding acyl-CoA dehydrogenase family protein, with the protein product MDFTLPEEIESFRLIVREFIENEVEPVAHLIEEQNEIPPGIVQKAKDMGLFGLSIPEEYGGLGLNMVGKCAIFEELGKTHNGFTTFIGTHNGIGTVGIVELGNEEQKQRYLPNMATGKWMGAFALTEPSAGSNAANLKTTAVRKGDRYILNGSKHYITNAQDAHVFTVMAVTDPSKGPKGITSFIVEKDFPGFVIGKTEKKMGLRGSHSNELFFEDLEVPVENRLGAEGEGYVNALKILANGRAGLAARNLGSCQYLLDKSVQYALEREQFGKPIIEQQAVLHMLADMAMEIEVLRSMTYRVAWMTDQNLNVIKEAAMVKLYGSEAYNRIADKAVQVHGGIGYIAEYPIERFYRDARITRIYEGTSEIQRNIIGAQLIKEYRKKHRPAGV
- a CDS encoding acyl-CoA dehydrogenase family protein, coding for MQFSEELRQIAQTVQEFVDNEVEPLANQIEEEDHVPEHLLDKAKQLGLYGMGIPEEYGGLGLGVVGKCLVLEKMGRTHNGFVSIISAHTGIGSTGIVRLGSEHLKQKYLPDLAAGKLLAAFALSEPEAGSDATNIKTRAEKKGDRWVINGMKHFITNGPYADLFTVIAVTDPSKGVKGGFTALAVEKNFPGFKVGAVDKKMGLRGSHTAQLFFEDCEVPEENVLGEVGMGYASALKILTEGRCTLAARAYGSCQKLIELCTDYMKQRVQFGKPIAENQGLQWMLADMATETEVGRAFNYQVAQRLENGEKAIKEAAMTKLFSTETFNKVADRALQIFGGVGYMKEYEVERFYRDARITKIYEGTNEIQRNIVAAQLLGK
- a CDS encoding long-chain-fatty-acid--CoA ligase, which gives rise to MIEIPVHPVFQLLTNTAAKYPEQTAVRYNDEAYTYRQLKENVDSLAAALANLGLQKGDRAAVMFPNCPQYMIAYYAVLQAGGIVVQVNPHYTEHELKHILQDSGAKWVLTSDEQTGKLLAVRSQTAIERIILFGPCPDSPDHTLLHAEKLIASCPPCPPQPEIDAKEDVAVLQYTGGTTGRSKGVMLTHYNLVANAYQSYWASSQVLQIPGEVTLGISPLYHVYGMTSCMNVSVLIGGTVILLSGFDRDEVIEIIAKYRPTLFPGVPTMYIALLNHPKSGETDLTCLKVCNCGSAPMPVEVIHQFEAKTGARIVEGYGLSEASPVTHRNPVQGIRKAGSIGIPLVHTEARIVDLETGGRTLSTGEAGELVVKGPQVMKGYWNNPEETRAALREGWLYTGDIAMMDEDGYYYIVGRKKELIITGGLNVYPKEVEEVLYQHPAVQEAAVVGIPDSYRGEAVKAYVVPKQGQSVTEEELIDFCRSQLSPYKAPRSVELRSSLPKTTVGKILKRTLVEEERMNMKDSSNAQ